TACGCAGACATCTGCACCAGTATCTTTCATCCCTTTTACATGGCTGTACGCATATGATAGCTCATGACGTGCTTTCCACAATTCTTTTTGATCTCTCGAGTCACTTGCTGCCTTCCAGTCTTGACAGCCTAGGTCGTACATTAAGTCTTTTGCAAGTTTTATTTCTTCTTCAACAGCAGAATTCAAGCCAGCAAATTCAAAAAACAGAGAGTGCTTCACAGGGTAATCGTATCCGCCATACATGTTTACTTGTGAAACACTTTGCGCATCAACTAATTCCATGCGCATTACTGGTATTCCACTTAATAAAACAGCCTGGGCCGCCTTGGCACAGTTTTCAGGAGAATCAAAGGTGCATCGCGCTGCCATTGTATATTCAGGGATTCCGTGAAGGCGCAATGTTACTTTTGTTATAATTCCGAGCGTACCTTCCGAACCGGCGAATAAACTTGTTAAATTATACCCGGAGGAAGATTTCTTGGCGTGTGATCCGGTGTGGATAACGGTGCCATCAGCTAAAACTACTTCTAAATCCAGTAGCTGGTCGCGCATGGAACCATAACGCACAGCTGTAGTACCACTTGCGTTTGTCGCAACCATACCTCCAATCGTAGCATCGGCGCCAGGATCAATTGGAAACATTAACCCATGACGATTTACAAGTTTATTTAATTGTAAACGGGTAAGTCCCGGCTGAACGGTAATTGTCAGATCATCCGGTGAGAAGTCTACTACATCGTTCATATTCTCAAAGTTAAGTGTGATGCCCCTATGAACGGGAATTGCTTGCCCTTCAAGTCCTGACCCTGCACCAAATGCTGTAACAGGAACATGATGCTCCCGTGCTATTTCTATTATTTTGATAATATCATTTTTACAATCGGGAAAGCAGACCACCTCTGGTTCAATAGCCTTGTGTGGCGATTCATCATGGCTATGCCGGTATAATTCAGTTTCGTTTTGACTGACCTTATTGCTGCCGATTGCCTCGATTAGTTGTTTAATATACATGCAATACCCCCGTTAGAAAACAGCCTTAGAAAATGAGATGTGCCATTAATGCGATAATTGGTAAGGAAATTAATGTGCGCTCAAGGAATACAAGGAACAAGCGTCCAACACCAACGGGAATTTTTGAAATAATGAGCAGTGTGCCCATTTCGGTCAGATAAATGATTTGCACAAGTGATAATGCAGCAATTACAAATCTGGTTATTTCAGCATCTATTCCGGTAGCCAAAACAGCGGGTATAAACATGTCAATAAACCCTACTATCGTCGCGGGTGCTGCTTCAGCTGCTTCCGGTATTTGCAGCAACTGTAACAATGGAATCATTGGTCTGGAAATGATGTCAAAGAATGGAGTAAACTCAGCAATGATAAGTGCGATTGTCCCAATTGCCATAACTTGTGGCATTAGAACAAAAATAATCCCAAGAAAGACATCACTGCCTTGCTTCATTTGATCTTTAAAAGATCCAGCTTTTTTTGCTCTGGAAATTGCTTGTTTAAGGCCCCATTTAAATTTTGAGACCCCTTCAGGAAGATTCTCATTATAAGTGTTTTCCTTCATATACGTGTCTGGTATTCTGGATAGTGGTGGTATTCTTGGAACGATAACAGCACTAACCACGCCAGCAATACAAATGGTCAAGTATAATAGGGGAAACAAATGGTCAATGTTTAGCATTCCGGCAATTACTAGACAAAATGGGAGGGACACGGATGAAAAACATGTAGCGATTGCTGCAGCTTCACGGCCTGAATAGAATCCGTCCTGATGCTGTTCCCGAGTAATTACTACACCAACATTTACATTGCCAACCCATGATGCTAATAAATCAATAGCCGAACGTCCGGGTAAGGTGAACAGTGGTCTGATTACACTTCTGAACAAGGTACCGAAAAACTCCATAGCGCCAAAGTTAATCAGATAAGGCATTAAAAATGATGCAACCAAGAACCAGACAATTAAAGTGGTGAGTAAGCCGAACATTACTTGCCCGGTAGCTTCTGAACTAATCACATTCAAACCAACATGATAAAAGGTCATGAATGCAAAGATGGTTCCGAGTACACGAGTAATTGTCCAGAACAAAGA
This Virgibacillus phasianinus DNA region includes the following protein-coding sequences:
- a CDS encoding FAD-binding oxidoreductase; the protein is MYIKQLIEAIGSNKVSQNETELYRHSHDESPHKAIEPEVVCFPDCKNDIIKIIEIAREHHVPVTAFGAGSGLEGQAIPVHRGITLNFENMNDVVDFSPDDLTITVQPGLTRLQLNKLVNRHGLMFPIDPGADATIGGMVATNASGTTAVRYGSMRDQLLDLEVVLADGTVIHTGSHAKKSSSGYNLTSLFAGSEGTLGIITKVTLRLHGIPEYTMAARCTFDSPENCAKAAQAVLLSGIPVMRMELVDAQSVSQVNMYGGYDYPVKHSLFFEFAGLNSAVEEEIKLAKDLMYDLGCQDWKAASDSRDQKELWKARHELSYAYSHVKGMKDTGADVCVPISHLPELVVYARELIEQSGLEGGILGHVGDGNFHTIVVFDPSNPGEQEKAEYTNEALARRAIEVGGTCTGEHGVGLGKMKFQNTEHGAAVGIMKGIKQLLDPKGLLNPGKIFP
- a CDS encoding YjiH family protein produces the protein MSSNLEQVRESQLNKGIDTKGLMKFLIPSLFGVFIFLFPVYDNGTFNIPLGIITEYLIDLLTGVLPVIVTYVILISGVLTVVTTLFKPKAILNSKLLNSLFHVSLFWTITRVLGTIFAFMTFYHVGLNVISSEATGQVMFGLLTTLIVWFLVASFLMPYLINFGAMEFFGTLFRSVIRPLFTLPGRSAIDLLASWVGNVNVGVVITREQHQDGFYSGREAAAIATCFSSVSLPFCLVIAGMLNIDHLFPLLYLTICIAGVVSAVIVPRIPPLSRIPDTYMKENTYNENLPEGVSKFKWGLKQAISRAKKAGSFKDQMKQGSDVFLGIIFVLMPQVMAIGTIALIIAEFTPFFDIISRPMIPLLQLLQIPEAAEAAPATIVGFIDMFIPAVLATGIDAEITRFVIAALSLVQIIYLTEMGTLLIISKIPVGVGRLFLVFLERTLISLPIIALMAHLIF